A window of the Bos indicus x Bos taurus breed Angus x Brahman F1 hybrid chromosome X, Bos_hybrid_MaternalHap_v2.0, whole genome shotgun sequence genome harbors these coding sequences:
- the NAP1L3 gene encoding LOW QUALITY PROTEIN: nucleosome assembly protein 1-like 3 (The sequence of the model RefSeq protein was modified relative to this genomic sequence to represent the inferred CDS: inserted 2 bases in 1 codon; deleted 2 bases in 1 codon; substituted 2 bases at 2 genomic stop codons) produces MAEADPNRVSEPAAQGVDGEMVAISSSDSGDESDSSSSSSSSSCRSSSGRSPFYRSINVPGPSRSVWRAPSGRSFVDQLPRAVRNRVQALRNIQDECDKVDALFLEAIHDLERKYAELNRPLYNRRFQIINAEYEPTEEECEWNLEDEVFSSDEEMQEDXSEMPALEGEEEEDPGSKTEVKGEEYVTPKENSEAKTEEKAESKDALEASPEVKEDPKEALQTKAEDKGQTKAAEAKTRTPGKEAPKRVPEVTPKERALKRACKGKPKREDPKGIPDYXLTVFKNVDKLGPMIQKYDEPILNFLSDVSLTFSKPSRPVSYTFEFCFLPNPYFKTEVLTKRYIIKSKPDSNDPFFSWGWEIQDGKGCKIDWRRGKDVTVTTTQSHTAATGQVETQLRVVPNAEFFNIFSPPEIPTIGKLEPREDAILDEDFEIGQTLHDNVILKSIYYYTGEVNGAYDFGKDYGNRKXQKYKRLHERIFRNLKFQAEVKQVYIALKKPSL; encoded by the exons ATGGCAGAAGCGGATCCTAACAGGGTCTCGGAACCTGCCGCCCAGGGGGTGGATGGAGAGATGGTAGCTATCTCGTCTAGCGATTCTGGGGACGAATCTGACAGCAGCAGTtctagcagcagcagtagttgcAGAAGCAGCAGTGGCCGCAGCCCCTTCTATAGAAGTATAAATGTACCTGGGCCCTCCAGAAGTGTGTGGCGGGCTCCGTCAGGTAGAAGTTTCGTGGATCAGCTGCCTCGGGCAGTTAGAAATCGTGTGCAGGCTCTCAGAAATATTCAAGACGAATGTGACAAGGTAGACGCCCTATTCTTAGAGGCAATTCACGATCTCGAACGAAAATATGCCGAACTCAATAGGCCTCTGTACAACCGGCGATTTCAAATCATCAACGCAGAATATGAGCCCACGGAAGAAGAATGTGAATGGAATTTGGAGGATGAGGTATTCAGCAGCGATGAAGAGATGCAGGAAGA TAGTGAGATGCCTGCTTTAGAGGgtgaggaagaagaggat cCTGGAAGCAAAACTGAGGTCAAGGGTGAAGAATATGTAACACCAAAAGAAAATTCCGAAGCAAAGACTGAAGAAAAAGCAGAATCCAAAGATGCTCTTGAGGCCAGTCCTGAAGTAAAAGAAGATCCAAAAGAAGCCCTCCAGACAAAGGCAGAAGATAAAGGGCAGACTAAAGCAGCAGAGGCTAAGACGAGGACTCCAGGAAAAGAGGCACCAAAAAGAGTTCCTGAGGTCACGCCTAAAGAAAGAGCTCTTAAAAGGGCTTGCAAAGGAAAGCCTAAAAGAGAAGATCCTAAAGGCATTCCCGACTACTGACTGACTGTGTTCAAGAATGTTGACAAGCTGGGGCCCATGATTCAGAAGTATGATGAGCCCATTCTGAACTTCCTGTCCGATGTTAGCCTGACGTTTTCAAAACCCAGCAGGCCTGTAAGTTACACATTTGAATTTTGCTTTCTACCCAATCCATACTTCAAGACTGAGGTGCTAACCAAGAGATATATAATAAAGTCAAAGCCAGATAGCAATGATCCCTTCTTCTCTTGgggctgggaaatccaagatggcAAAGGCTGTAAGATAGATTGGAGAAGAGGAAAGGATGTCACAGTGACAaccacccaaagtcacacagcagctACTGGACAAGTTGAAACCCAGCTAAGAGTGGTTCCTAATGCagaattcttcaatatctttAGCCCTCCTGAGATTCCTACTATCGGAAAGCTTGAACCACGAGAAGATGCAATCCTTGATGAAGATTTTGAAATTGGTCAAACTTTACATGATAACGTCATCCTGAAATCAATCTATTACTATACAGGAGAAGTCAACGGTGCCTATGATTTTGGTAAAGATTATGGAAacaggaaataacaaaaatataagagGCTGCATGAAAGAATTTTCAGGAATCTCAA